TTTAAAGACAGTGATGGCATCGCTGAGCGCAAAAATTTCTTCCATACGGTGAGAAACGTATAAGATCACCCGCCCCTCTTTTCGCAGTTCACGAATGACGCGAAACAGATTGTCTATTTCACGCGCGGATAAGGAGCTGGTTGGTTCATCAAAAGCGATAATTTTGGCGTTACGTGCCAGAGCTTTGGCAATTTCAACCATCTGCCATTGCCCAATGGAGAGATATTTCAGCGGCGTATCCGGGTCAATATCCATACCCAGATGTTTGAGCTGTATCCCAGCTTCATAATTCAGCAGTGAACGATTCACGATGCCGCCTTTATGAGGAAGCTGGCCGAGATAGATGTTTTCCGCGACGGTCATTTCCGGCACGAGATGCAGTTCCTGGTAAATAATCGCGACACCCGCATTCAGTGCAGCGGTGGTATCGGAAAAGGACATTTCCTGCCCATTAATCACTACAGAACCCGTGGTTGGCGCATAGTTTCCACTAAGGATTTTTAAAAGTGTTGATTTTCCGGCGCCATTTTCACCCATCAATGCATGAACCTGACCGGCATAACAGTCAAAACTGACATCCGTAAGCGCCTTGACGCCAGGAAAGGTTTTACCAATGCCGCGAAATGAGAGATACGGGGTAGACTGTTGCATAACGTCTCCGTGAATCACTGGTCGTTTTACACCCCCTCTGCATAACGCAGAGGGGAATTTTTCCGGCAGATTACTTACCGCCTAAACCTTTTTTCTCCAGTTCTTCTTTAAAGTTGTCACGCGTGATCAGCACCACGTCGGTAACTTCAGTGAATTTTGGCGGTTCAACGTCTTTTGCTACCCAGTTGTAAAGCATTTCGCTGGATTTATAGCCATGAACGTCCGGGCTTGGCAGCAGTGAACCATAGAAACCCGTAGCCTGTGCCTTTGACAGTTCGCTCACCGCATCCACACCATTAATACCGATACCGATAATATCAGCTGCTTTGAAGCCCTGACCTTCCGTCGCGCGTACGCCACCCAGCACGGTGCTGTCGTTCATACCGACGATCAACCAGTGTTTAACTTCAGGATGCTGAACCAACATTGAGTTGGCGGCGTCAAACGCCCCCGGAATGTCGTTAGATTTGGTAGGAACCTGATAAATTTGTTTTTCCGGGAATCCGGCGGCTTTCAGCGCGTCCATAGAACCGGTAGTACGACGGCGGGCGGTATCCAGTTCGTTGGCAGTAATCGCCATTACGGCGCTTTCTTTCACATCCCAACCACGTTTCTGCATCTCTTTATACAGTTCCTGGCCCTGACGTTCGCCAATTTTCGTCGCTGCCATCATCACCAACGGAACGGTATCAACCGGCTTACCTTTAGCATTAACAAACTGATCATCCACGGCAATAACTTTCATATCGTAGCCACGCGCTTTCGCCACGATGGCTGCACCCAGTTTCGGGTCCGGAGTACAGATAACAAAACCTTTCGCACCACTGGCTGCCAGGCTATCAATAGCGTTCAGTGTTTTTTCGCCATCAGGTACGGCTATCTTAATAACTTCAAAGCCTAAATCTTTTCCGGCTTTATCGGCAAACTTCCATTCAGTCTGAAACCACGGTTCTTCTGGTTGCTTCACCAGGAAACCGAGTTTCAAATTTTCCGCCATAGCGGATTGTGACATAACGGCAGCCAGACCGATGGCTGCAAGAGCTTTAGTAAATTTGTGCATGGTTATCTCCAGCTTTAGCATCATTTTGTGTAGGGCAAAACCTAAGAGCTTTCGTTAATTCAATCGGAAAACAAAGCATTACCTTTGGCGAAAAGGTAAGTGACTGTGTTGGCATAGTTTTAGCGAGAAATTAATTCTCCATAGGAGAGCAATATCACACCGCAGAATTACAGTGAGAAC
The DNA window shown above is from Escherichia sp. E4742 and carries:
- the araF gene encoding arabinose ABC transporter substrate-binding protein AraF, with the protein product MHKFTKALAAIGLAAVMSQSAMAENLKLGFLVKQPEEPWFQTEWKFADKAGKDLGFEVIKIAVPDGEKTLNAIDSLAASGAKGFVICTPDPKLGAAIVAKARGYDMKVIAVDDQFVNAKGKPVDTVPLVMMAATKIGERQGQELYKEMQKRGWDVKESAVMAITANELDTARRRTTGSMDALKAAGFPEKQIYQVPTKSNDIPGAFDAANSMLVQHPEVKHWLIVGMNDSTVLGGVRATEGQGFKAADIIGIGINGVDAVSELSKAQATGFYGSLLPSPDVHGYKSSEMLYNWVAKDVEPPKFTEVTDVVLITRDNFKEELEKKGLGGK